A window from Molothrus ater isolate BHLD 08-10-18 breed brown headed cowbird chromosome 24, BPBGC_Mater_1.1, whole genome shotgun sequence encodes these proteins:
- the GJA9 gene encoding gap junction alpha-9 protein: MGDWNFLGGILEEVHIHSTIIGKIWLTILFIFRMLVLGVATEDVWNDEQSEFICNTEQPGCRNVCYDEAFPISLIRYWVLQVIFVSSPSLVYMGHALYRLRALEKERQKKKAQVRVELESTELEMTENRKRLERELRQLDQRKLNKAPLRGSLLCTYVIHIFTRSAVEVGFMIGQYLLYGFHLDPLYKCQRDPCPNTVDCFVSRPTEKTVFILFMQSIATVSLLLNILEIIHLGFRKIKMGLCEQNRTKDDSENFYINKSKKYSVIPHSSLGIPTTPQKTLPCALSSYTFLMEKQTDTMLYPVLNSPSVFQSVPNNRTESSSNYTHCNQEKKSPKKRPATNALDNQTQNASTNNNEGFLGELWTETHNAQEETEKKHLHVDTQNADPGANMYLRSFAEMPSQTSLQPGTSDRRQAVLEGTGAPTISLPMNSDRRQSSFSANKAQIPYNADGKNSSRADTSDSVGVVSSESTQSRNWNSPKLFSLSRQQSLSSNASSRRAPTDLQI; this comes from the coding sequence ATGGGAGACTGGAATTTCCTTGGAGGCATTTTAGAGGAGGTCCACATTCATTCCACTATTATTGGAAAGATTTGGCTAACAATCCTCTTCATATTTCGAATGCTTGTCCTTGGAGTGGCAACCGAGGATGTTTGGAATGATGAACAATCAGAATTTATATGCAATACTGAGCAGCCTGGTTGCAGAAATGTGTGCTATGATGAGGCCTTTCCCATCTCTCTCATAAGATACTGGGTCTTGCAAGTTATTTTTGTGTCTTCCCCTTCCTTGGTGTATATGGGTCATGCCTTATACAGACTAAGAGccttggaaaaagaaaggcaaaaaaagaaagctcaGGTAAGGGTGGAACTTGAAAGCACTGAATTAGAAATGACTGAAAATCGTAAAAGACTGGAGAGAGAGCTGCGGCAGCTGGACCAAAGAAAGCTGAACAAAGCACCCCTGAGAGGCTCTTTGCTCTGCACTTATGTGATACATATTTTCACAAGATCTGCAGTGGAAGTTGGCTTTATGATTGGGCAGTATCTCCTTTATGGTTTTCACTTAGATCCCCTTTATAAATGTCAGAGAGACCCGTGTCCAAACACAGTTGACTGCTTTGTATCTAGGCCAACAGAAAAGacagtgtttattttatttatgcaatCAATAGCAACTGTATCCTTGCTTTTAAATATTCTAGAAATTATCCACTTAGGATTCCGAAAAATTAAAATGGGACTCTGTGAGCAGAATAGAACCAAAGACGACTCTGAGAATTTCTACATAAACAAATCTAAGAAATACTCTGTGATACCACACTCTTCTTTGGGAATACCCACCACCCCTCAGAAAACACTGCCTTGTGCTCTTAGCAGTTACACCTTTCTGATGGAAAAGCAAACTGACACTATGCTCTACCCAGTTTTAAATTCTCCTTCTGTGTTTCAGTCTGTGCCAAATAACCgtacagaaagcagcagcaattaCACCCATTGtaatcaggaaaagaaatctcCAAAGAAGAGGCCAGCTACAAATGCTTTGGACAATCAGACTCAAAATGCTAGCACAAATAATAACGAAGGCTTCCTTGGTGAGCTTTGGACTGAGACACATAATGCACAAGAAGAGACCGAAAAGAAACATTTGCATGTTGATACTCAGAATGCAGATCCTGGGGCAAACATGTACTTGAGAAGCTTTGCTGAGATGCCATCTCAAACTTCACTGCAGCCTGGGACCAGTGACAGACGACAGGCAGTGCTTGAGGGCACAGGAGCACCAACAATTTCTCTTCCAATGAACAGTGACAGAAGACAAAGCAGTTTCAGTGCAAACAAAGCCCAAATTCCTTACAACGCTGATGGAAAAAATTCCAGCCGAGCAGACACTTCTGATTCTGTGGGGGTGGTGAGCTCAGAATCTACACAAAGCAGAAACTGGAACAGTCCTaagcttttctctctgtctAGGCAACAGTCACTGTCAAGTAATGCCAGCAGCCGGCGTGCCCCCACTGATCTTCAAATATAA
- the MYCBP gene encoding C-Myc-binding protein → MAHHKAADSKREQFRQYLEKSGVLDMFTKVLVALYEEPEKPDSALDFLKHHLGASAPENPEIEALRLEVAEMKEKYEAVLEENKKLKTKLAQYEPPQDEKHGE, encoded by the exons ATGGCGCACCACAAG GCCGCGGACTCCAAGCGGGAGCAGTTCCGCCAGTACTTGGAGAAGTCGGGAGTGCTGGACATGTTCACCAAGG TGTTGGTAGCCTTATATGAAGAGCCAGAGAAACCAGATAGTGCACTGGA TTTTCTGAAGCATCATCTGGGAGCTTCAGCTCCTGAGAATCCGGAAATAGAAGCACTTCGCTTGGAAGTGgcagagatgaaagaaaaatatgaagctgtgctggaagaaaataaaaaactgaaaaccaag CTGGCTCAGTATGAACCACCTCAAGATGAGAAGCATGGTGAATAA